From the Lactuca sativa cultivar Salinas chromosome 9, Lsat_Salinas_v11, whole genome shotgun sequence genome, the window agggcacaaagtgtaatttcatggaattgcatcaattcactttgcctaagtaactaagtttgggaatttgaaaaacatttagttacttttatacttcattatacttataatggaaggtttcgtcctatcctacccgttcggctaacgacccttcactagtcaagagtgcggtgggtaagagtggatactcattcaatcgccattttataggaaatttccttaaacaccccttatagaccagcttcgtgaatgaggcctactaacggtaaaactgacttttactcatacatatatataatgttagacttttaatgttatatatatatatatatatatatatatatatatatatatatatatatatagtatagggtgtattttacacttttaaaatattaggtggtcaaatttaacaattatacttttaattcaattaaattttaaaccaaaaactttatggatttattaaacttcttttaattatacaccttaattaattaataaaaccttaagggtgtgatttgaactttttcaaaacaatactagagttttagaatttaacattcctaattaaaatttttaatcaacttttaaattccaaaacttgagggcaagttttgaaacatttcaaaacattagggtttagaatttaaatatacatcaaaattaaactattaatcaaaatttaattttcaaaacttaagggcaagttttgaaacctttttcaaaacattagggtttcaactatttaaatttcaaaacaacaaaacttttgggttcaaatttaaactataaaacctaaaggggaaaacatgaaacttttcataacaacaaggatcaaataacaaataatctaaattaacatttaatcacataattatccatatttgatttatttaatgatttcttgcaaaacaatttaccaatttaatcaaaataattaatcaattatcacataaggaaacatatattttattaattgataaatatcttcaattagatcaagaatatagtcaaatctatcataaaatcggatttatattgatctaatatgataagacaactatccttgagcaaaaacagcaagaaatcccgaagtttgctccatctgacgagttgactcgtcgagtcaagcatggactcgtcgagtcagcatggactcggcgagttcagctatggactcggcgagtccagcctccagaaacacaaaaaacgaatttttcaaacatataatgcattaatacaatagaaaccaatctaggctctaatatcactgatgagttttggtcctaagaacatcctatgtgctcatacaaaccctaatgcttggatctaggtttctctattgtacatgcaagttatccaagactataaaccctaattctagcattcaagtaatcatattaacatgagaataggtttaagatcataccttgattgttatgtagcaataacaatcccaattcctcgttgtattgactttagaaagcctagagtcacaaatgtcactcctctaatggttcacaaacaccataagcaagaggatgaagaggagagaggaaggaggctgccctaaaacgtgtgaaaccctagaatgaagcttagccacgtttttggtccttaaggggtctatatatagtgaggctattagggttatctaacaaggaaaccctaatttggatgcttaagccctaagtaacccatggatccctttccttaaggccttggatgatttccttatgggcttccccatagaattcgcccactccttattataaggcaatccatggtccaaattgcaattatcttataattacaattccagtcccttaagtttaattaatctcttttagtcacaaaactaattaccaattaattattgactaatatcaattaaacaatatgatttctcctttaatatattattctcataatatattaataaatcatatttaatcctttctctccataattcatcctatcaagttgctttggtgaaggcaacccaaaaggaccatgcaccatcgggtcaactacataccaaaatagttatggacttagacactaatccaacaacatcaTCATTAATGTCTAGCGTAGAAACACGAACGTTACACTAAACCTTATGATAATCGGTCTCTGGGTCACGACCCTGAATTATGAAATGAttcgaaacagggtgttacatagGGTTTTTCTTATACAAGTTTAAAGGTGATGAAGGATGAGGGTGAAGGAAACCCTAGTCCCTCACtacctttaaatagggtccaactCCGAATTTAAGGTTTTACATTTGATCAAGTGTCACGTCGTGGCACTTAAATAACCCTTCCTGCGTAACACTGCCATGTCATGTCGTGACGGTGCTTCCCTCACGCCGTGACCACCTTGAAATCCATATTAACTTAATTTTCGTACCTCGAGGATTCGAATTTTACAGTTATGGGggttcaaatgaatatggttgaagaaattgaataaataaacaattaaatagtTCTTAAATTAATTGGGTTTAAAAATACTTAACTGTTGAACTTTCTAATAAACATCTCTTTATCATATTAATTATATTTaactatatataataataataataataataataataataataataataataataataataattttttttttcttgggcAACATACAAGTGTTCTATTAGTTTTGTTATCATCTGAAAAAAGATATGACAAGTCACCAAAATGTTGTGATAACAaccatttattataattattaatattaaaacaataattaaAGGTAATAGTCTATGTAGTTAACGTGATCAAAATTTCAATAGCGACCACACACCGCTATTTGAAATTATAGTTATCATGGTGGTATAACGTTGATATAACAAccctaatattatatataattttaattttatgttatatatttatatataatttatatagtaGTGTATTAATACTATAAGTTTATATAGAATTGATATCATTAAAACTAAAAAGGCATATATGATCATAACTTCATAAATTAATAGTGAATTGTCAGTGTGACTATGTGAGGTAATACTTGGTAAATGATAAAGACTAAATCACAGTTTCACAAATTAACGAGTTTATAAGTGTGAAACACTGAAAAAGAAACATTTAACATTAAATCAATTACCATTCAAAGATTCACATGTGTAGGTAGATCATCGCAACTTAAATCATCGTGGTTTCCAAGCAGTAAAAAAAGAGACGAGAAAGATGTTACATGTCGTTCTTTGCTTTAAATGTTTTTTACTTTGTAGTTAATCAGTTTTGTTAATTGGGCTTATTAAAATGCAAATATAGTGACTCATTAGAAAGAGATTTAACTTGAAGTAGCTCacaattgattttttttctttgacaaaataaccaaatgaccaaaatgtgaACGAAAGTATAAATTCATGTATAGCGGTGATGAGGTTCGGGATAAATAGCGTCGTTAATAGCGCTAACACTATTTGAAAATAATGGTTCTGTATCACCACAAAACGCTATAGCACCACTAGCGCGCTATTGATAGGATATGTAATAACAAACCTATAATTTCGATcattttaaataataaactttgttttgatttaaaaatatttcaccttttatatttttcgattttaataCAATAGGGTTGAGGGTTTTTAAGAAGGCGAGAAGGGGGAGGTTAGGTTTTGTACCACTCAAGTCTCAAACATCATCTTCACTGTGAACGAGTGGAGAAAAAGtacagatagagagagagagtaataaggtgaaatttattACTGACGTTTTTCTTGCCCTTATGAAGAAAAAAAGGAGATAATCATAAACTAAAAAACAAACCCCATTCGACTCGTACGACTACACCTTCCAATTGACTCCACCACCCTTTTCACATCTTCTTTTATCATCAGATCTATTTGCTCTCTCTTCCAGATCTGGGCGTCTCTTCTTCGACTTCATCATCAAGTTTCTGTTAGATCCAATCCTCACCTCTCTGTAGAAACCACTCACTGGATTTTTGATCAGGGTGTTATGAACTCGTAGAGGTTGGTATTTTTTGACCTATATTTGTTCCTTTTTTAATTTTCTGTATGTTTATAGCTAAGCTAGTTTCGAATTATCGTAGGAGCAgctcaaaaacatttgaaaaaaatgggaaaaatcaaatttgggaGGTTTGATTTAGTTTGTGGAATAAAAGAGGGGAAATAGGAGTATTTCATCGGATCAAAATAGCGTTGATTATTTTATTCTTTAGCAAGTGATTCTGAGCAGCTCCGAATTTTATAGGAATTCGGATACTTTATTTGGTGGAAAAAATGGAAGAGGTTGGTACTCAACTAGCTCCTCCTTTATATATGTACAACACAATCGGTGCCGGAAGATTTCCCGATGCCCATCCGATGGCCAAGAAACGAAGCCTGCCGTATCAAAACCCAAACCTTATTCAACATCAGCAACAACAACAGTATCTACAAAGGTTAATCCCAACTTTAAATGAGCCACGGAACAGTTGGAACCCTAAAAATTGGGAATGGGATAGTTCAAGACTCGTGGCTAAACCCTTGGATATGATGGAGATTTCTAGAgaacagcaacagcaacaacaCCATCATCAAACTGCTGTTAATCCTCCCAATCCCGATGGGTCAAAGAAGAGTCCAGTTGGTCAAAGGGAAGAAGATGAACGCCTCTTGTTGAAGCTTGGTGGTGGTGAGGAGGCAGCGACCAGGCCTAGCAAAAGGGTCCGATCTGGTTCACCTGGCAGTGGTTGTGCCGGGAATTATCCAATGTGTCAAGTTGATAACTGCAAAGAAGATCTATCCACTGCTAAAGACTACCATAGGCGTCACAAGGTTTGTGAGGTTCATAGTAAAGCTGGAAAAGCCCTAGTTGGAAAACAGATGCAAAGATTCTGTCAACAGTGTAGCAGGTTGGTTGATTCTTCAATCCATCACTTTCTTTTTCTTGAAACCTTTGCGCTAAATGACTAACTTACCCTTTTCACAAACTTGTTTCTAGGTTCCACCCTCTTTCTGAGTTTGACGAGGGGAAGAGAAGCTGTAGGCGTAGACTTGCAGGTCACAACAGGCGAAGAAGAAAGACACAGCCAGAAGATGTTGCTTTACAGTTATTAATCCCTGGAAATGGTGATAAAAATGGCGCCAATGACATGGATATTGTTGGTTTGCTAACAGTTTTAGCTCGTGCTCAAGGTAAACATTTTTTGTACGGTTATACCCCTCCTGTTTGACTTTAAACTTTCAGTACCCTGATATTTGTTCTTAAAAATATTAGGAAATGCAGAGGACATGAGCAGGAATTCTTCACCATTACCTAATAAAGATCAGCTTATGCAAATTCTCAACAAAATAAACTCTTTGCCTTTACCGGTTGACCCAGGGTCAAAACAACCAGTTCCTGGAAGCTTGACTAATGTTGACCAAGAGAAAACCTCTTCCGAGGTtcaaaaagtcaacaaaaaaACCAGTTCATCAACCATGGACTTTCTTGGTGTTCTTTCAGGCTCTTCGGATGCACCTGAGCCATTGTCACAAAAAAGGAACCAAGTGATTGAGGCTGATAAGAACAAGACTAACTCTGGTTGTGTTAACCAAACCATGGTTCATTCTGGAGGAGAGAGAAGTAGCACTAGTTTTCAGTCTCGTGAGGATTCAGATTGTCAAGTGATGGACACACCCCTTAATTTACAGTTACAGCTGTTCAGTTCTTCACCTGAAGATGACAGTCCACCTAAGCTAGCATCAAGCAGGAAGTATTTCTCATCTGACAGTAGTAATCCAATGGAAGACAGGTCACCATCATCTTCGCCACCTGTCGTGCAAAGGCTTTTCCCAACAAAAGCTTCAAGAGAGAGAATGAAGCCTGAAAGTATGTCTACTAGTGGTGAAGTTACTGCAAATGTTAAAGCCACCATGTCTCTGGAGCTTTTTGGAGGGATGAATAATGGAGCTGATAATGTTTCCATTCAAAGCTCACCTTACAGAGCTGGGTACACGTCATCATCTGGTTCTGACCAATCACCTTCCAGCTTAAATTCTGATCCTCAGGTTGTTACACAATTAATACATTTATGAATCTTTTCTTCATGTGGAAGTCTAATTTGGTGTTTTTTTTATAGGATCGAACCGGGCGATTATCGTTTAAACTGTTTGACAAGGATCCGAGTCATTTGCCTGGGTCACTACGGACACAGGTGAGAAGGGGCGTTTTGGTCATTTTGCCTTGCTAATGAGAAATGAGAAAATTCTTGCTCTATTTTAACATGGTTTTGGTTTCTTGATTTTAGGTTTACAATTGGCTTTCTCAAAGTCCATCAGAGATGGAAGGATACATAAAGCCTGGTTGCGTGGTTCTTTCAATTTATTTGTCCATGTCATCGTCTTCTTGGGATCAAGTGAGTAAATTAGTTCTTAGCTATTAAAGCAGTGATCTTTCCCTCCTTTTTAAGATTTTTACTGAGTTGTGATTTTTCTTGCAGCTTGAAGGAAACTTTCTTCAGTATATCAATGCTCTTGTGCAAGAATCTGGTACTGATTTCTGGGGATCCGGAAGATTCTTAGCACATACTGAAAAGCAAATAGCTTCACATAAAGATGGTGAGTCATCAGTCGTGTTATTATATCTTGTTTTACACTTATATTATTGTTCATTTGTCTAAATCTTTCATGTTATGATATTTATCAGGCAAGGTCCATTTGTTCAAATCTTTGAAAGCATGGAGTTCGCCACAGTTGATTTCCATTTCTCCTCTAGCCGTTGTATCCGGAAAGGAGACTTCTTTTGTCCTAAGAGGCCGAAACCTAAGGACACCTGGCACCAAGTCTGTACCTATTCCTATACTAAATTAAGCTCAAATTATTAACACAGAgtgaaaatgttaaaaaaaaatgaatttcatGTTGTATCACAGAATCTATTGCACACATGCGGATGGATGTATACTGGAGGAAGCAACAGAATCAACAGATCAAGATTCTACATATGAGGAAATTAGCACACGTAGGTTCACAATTTGTGCACCTAGTGAACGTGGTCGATGTTTCATCGAGGTATATATCTATAATCCTTTTTAAAAATATTATCGAATCATGGTTTTATCAGAAACttatgttttgaattatatgaaaCAGATAGAAAACGGTTTCAGAGGTACGAGTTTTCCTATAATCATTGCGGATTCTACTCTCTGCCAAGAATTGAACCTTTTGGAGGCTGAATTTGGTGAGGTCCAAAATAGGCAACCAAGTTTGGTGAAGGAAACCATACACTTTTTAAATGAGCTTGGATGGCTTTTCCAGAAAAAAAATGGAGGATCCGGATCTCATTATAGTCTCACTCGATTCAAATTCCTTCTTGTGTTCTCGGTTGAAAGAGATTTGTGTGGTTTAGTGAAAACTCTTTTAGGGATTCTTCTTCAAAAAGGCTCCGGGGGCATTACAGAAGACGATTCATCAATGGAGATGCTATATACAATTAACCTTTTAAACCGGGCTGTTAAAAGAAAATGCAAAAACATGGTTGATTTGCTCATACATTATTCAGTAGTTGGAGATACAGATACAGATTCTGCTGCTTCCAGAAAGTACATTTTCCCGCCAAATCTAGCGGGACCCGGCGGCATCACCCCCTTGCATTTGGCTGCTTGCACTTCTGATTCAGACGATATGGTTGATGCCTTGACAAACGACCCGAACGaggtattattattattcccATTTTGCCTTTCTTGGTGATTGTGGTTAAAGAGTAAGTGTTAATAATTAGTTTTTTGGTATATCTTAGGTTGGGTTGCTGAGCTGGAATTCTTCCTTGGATGCAAACGGGCTGTCACCATTTGTATACGCGACCATGAGAAACAACAACTCATACAACACATTAGTGGCACAAAAACTTGCAAACAGAATAGCGGGTCAAGTCTCTGTACATATCTCAAACGAGATAGAGCTTCAAACCGCAAGGAGGGTTGACCATGTTGACCACCATGAGCTTAGTTTCAGAGTGAGGGATCATCATGTGGGCACAAAATCTTGTTCAAAATGTGCGATTGTAACAGCAAAACACCCGAGAAGAATCCCGGGTTCACAAGGGTTGCTTCATCGTCCGTATATCCACTCCATGCTTGCAATAGCTGcggtttgtgtatgtgtgtgtttgttcCTTCGTGGGGCCCCCAATATCGGTTTGGTTGCTCCGTTTAAGTGGGAGAATTTGAACTTTGGTTCAatgtaagaaagaaagaaagaaagaaagaaagaaacataTGGCACCACCTATGAAAAAGAATAAGTAGAGTTGATTAGAGAGCATAATTTTTAACTTTTGGGAAAGGTGAATAAGAAAAACGGGATCATTGATAACATTGCATGAGATAACGACGGTTTTTGTCCCCTGTTCTTGGTCTTTTACGTTCAAGTTCTTATTTGAAACCGAATGGAGACTTGTAGTAAGTAACATCAGGGGCGGATAAGACAATTGTGTCTTCTGGTTGATGTTATTAACCGTGGCTGACTTGTTACTAGTAGTTATTGTCTTTTAAgtatgtaagtttttttttttttttactataataGCAGATAGCGTTTGTCTTCTCTTGTTTCTGTATATTGTTTTGCCAAATGGAaaaggatcatatattatatGTAATGTCTTCTCTTGTTCTTTGCTCAATAGATTATTTTTCATCATCTTTAGATTCTAAAACCAACCAACCAACAAAACACAAGATATTCATATAGAAATATAATAGTGTTTTTGTCGTATTGTTTTGGGTTAGGTTAGGTATAAAAAAGCATAAACGGCCGGCCTTAAAGAGCTCATATTTGGCACGTAATTGAGAATGAATATGTCATACGTAACCGACAAACAAATGTGAAGAATTTACGCCATCGTTTTCTTGTCTTTTGTATTGTTTTCATCTTCTAGAACTTTTCCATAAAAGCGAATTCAACAGAAAACCACTCCAGTCCTACTACCATGGCGAAAGTGGAGGTCGACGAGTGTCGAGGGGTGCTCAAAGTTTACAGTGATGGATCAATATGGCGATCAACTGAACCGAGCTTTCGAGTCTCTGTGGTTGACGATGGTTCGGTGCTCTGGAAAGACGTTCAGTTTGATCAACAAAACAACCTCCACCTCCGTCTTTACAAACCGGCTTCCGCTGTGGTCAAAAAGCTACCGGTGTTTTACTACATCCACGGCGGTGGTTTCTGCATCGGGTCACGAACATGGCCAAACTGTCAGAACTACTGTTTTAAACTGGCTCTGGCTTTACAAGCTGTAATTGTGGCTCCTGATTACCGGTTAGCCCCTGAGAACCGGCTTCCGTTGGCGGTGGAGGATGGGTTCACTTCCGTGAAGTGGCTCCAATCGCAGGCGGTGGCAGCTGAGCCTGACCCATGGCTGGTTGACTCGGCAGACTTTACACGTGTCTTCATCTCCGGTGACTCTGCTGGTGGTAACATTGCTCATAATATGGCGGTTCGGTTGAGGGCTGGTTCCAAGAGCTTGGAACCGGTTCAGGTTAAAGGCTATGTTCTCTTGGCACCCTTTTTTGGTGGGACCCAGTTAACGGAATCCGAGGCTCATGGTCCTAAAGACGCTTTCTTGAATTGGGAACTCATCGATAGGTTGAATTTACACTTTACACCCTTTTTGTTCTCAAATGTATGATTATGATTATCATCGGTGTTTTGAACCGGTTGATGTGTTTGTTGGTTAGGTTTTGGAGGTTATCGATTCCGGTTGGGGACACCATGGACCATCCTCTAGTGAACCCGTTTGGACCGGTTAGCTTGGATCTTGAACCGGTGGAGTTGGACCCAATGTTGGTGGTTTGTGGGGGTGCTGACCTATTGAAGGACAGAGCTAAAGACTACGCAGAAAGATTGAAGAAGTTGGGAAAAAAGGTGGAGTACGCAGAATTTGAAGGTCAGCAACATGGGTTCTTCACCATAGATCCAGATTCACAAGTATCCAAGGAATTGATGGAGATAATTAAAGACTTCATCAAACAGTATTCCATTTAATGATTGTATGCCTGTGGAAAGTTTGTAAAAGTTTCCATCCTTATGATAAAATTGAAAGGACGAATGTGGAATTAGTAATGAGTTTGTGTGATTTAGCGATTCTGTGTAGAATAAGTGAatgaaaaatgattttaatagatatcatttttagcTTTCTCTCTTGAAACTACGTTGAGTGGGTAATAGTGATAGAACGAATGTTACTATTTTAAAGTTCTGTCTAAGACCGGTTTCAAACAAAGAATTGAGGCAAGTGTTGTGAAATGGAAGTTTAGATCATGAAAAGCTTTTCAACTGTTAGACCATGAGATATGGGGGACGGTTTCCCTCCACCTAACCATCATCTCTTTCCATACCAATAATATTATTGTATATGTAATgatagaaaaagaaaaagaaaaagaaaaagaaaaaaaagaagaaaatgatTGGCTGTAGTCTTCCATGATATTTATCATGAGACAAGTGTGTATGATTGTAGCATCAGGGATGATATGCACGACCGTGATAAGGTTGCCATCAGACCATGAACCCTCTGTCACCGGTATACCCTTTTGTCATAGGGTTTGTTTGAATGTTGATTATTTCGTTGAAATGATGACGGTTATTAATCTGAAATGTTAAGGAAAAAACGGATGAATGAAATGAAAGTTTATTGACAATGATAAAAATCCTTTCGTAAGTAAAATGCATATAATTATCATTTTTTACAAACTtagctagtagaaaatatattttatattgttATAACTAATATTAGATAAATGAAAATTTACTAACATAAATAAAGTATACATAGATTAACGATCttataatataacacccaaataaaTTTGTATAacaaaaagaatattagcatgatAGCATCCAATCAACATGAATTAAAAAAATGAGTGCAAAGAAAGTTAAATTAATGAGAAAATGTGCACCCCTACCATTTACAAGGTAAGTGGGTCTATGGATGCGCATCTACTTTGCATAGAAGTAAAAATAATGGGAATGAAACTTACATAACCAATACACCCAATCCATTTCTTTACAGGTTATTGACATATAAATCCAT encodes:
- the LOC111921362 gene encoding squamosa promoter-binding-like protein 14, whose protein sequence is MEEVGTQLAPPLYMYNTIGAGRFPDAHPMAKKRSLPYQNPNLIQHQQQQQYLQRLIPTLNEPRNSWNPKNWEWDSSRLVAKPLDMMEISREQQQQQHHHQTAVNPPNPDGSKKSPVGQREEDERLLLKLGGGEEAATRPSKRVRSGSPGSGCAGNYPMCQVDNCKEDLSTAKDYHRRHKVCEVHSKAGKALVGKQMQRFCQQCSRFHPLSEFDEGKRSCRRRLAGHNRRRRKTQPEDVALQLLIPGNGDKNGANDMDIVGLLTVLARAQGNAEDMSRNSSPLPNKDQLMQILNKINSLPLPVDPGSKQPVPGSLTNVDQEKTSSEVQKVNKKTSSSTMDFLGVLSGSSDAPEPLSQKRNQVIEADKNKTNSGCVNQTMVHSGGERSSTSFQSREDSDCQVMDTPLNLQLQLFSSSPEDDSPPKLASSRKYFSSDSSNPMEDRSPSSSPPVVQRLFPTKASRERMKPESMSTSGEVTANVKATMSLELFGGMNNGADNVSIQSSPYRAGYTSSSGSDQSPSSLNSDPQDRTGRLSFKLFDKDPSHLPGSLRTQVYNWLSQSPSEMEGYIKPGCVVLSIYLSMSSSSWDQLEGNFLQYINALVQESGTDFWGSGRFLAHTEKQIASHKDGKVHLFKSLKAWSSPQLISISPLAVVSGKETSFVLRGRNLRTPGTKIYCTHADGCILEEATESTDQDSTYEEISTRRFTICAPSERGRCFIEIENGFRGTSFPIIIADSTLCQELNLLEAEFGEVQNRQPSLVKETIHFLNELGWLFQKKNGGSGSHYSLTRFKFLLVFSVERDLCGLVKTLLGILLQKGSGGITEDDSSMEMLYTINLLNRAVKRKCKNMVDLLIHYSVVGDTDTDSAASRKYIFPPNLAGPGGITPLHLAACTSDSDDMVDALTNDPNEVGLLSWNSSLDANGLSPFVYATMRNNNSYNTLVAQKLANRIAGQVSVHISNEIELQTARRVDHVDHHELSFRVRDHHVGTKSCSKCAIVTAKHPRRIPGSQGLLHRPYIHSMLAIAAVCVCVCLFLRGAPNIGLVAPFKWENLNFGSM
- the LOC111921567 gene encoding probable carboxylesterase 15; this encodes MAKVEVDECRGVLKVYSDGSIWRSTEPSFRVSVVDDGSVLWKDVQFDQQNNLHLRLYKPASAVVKKLPVFYYIHGGGFCIGSRTWPNCQNYCFKLALALQAVIVAPDYRLAPENRLPLAVEDGFTSVKWLQSQAVAAEPDPWLVDSADFTRVFISGDSAGGNIAHNMAVRLRAGSKSLEPVQVKGYVLLAPFFGGTQLTESEAHGPKDAFLNWELIDRFWRLSIPVGDTMDHPLVNPFGPVSLDLEPVELDPMLVVCGGADLLKDRAKDYAERLKKLGKKVEYAEFEGQQHGFFTIDPDSQVSKELMEIIKDFIKQYSI